One window of the Diachasmimorpha longicaudata isolate KC_UGA_2023 chromosome 9, iyDiaLong2, whole genome shotgun sequence genome contains the following:
- the LOC135166006 gene encoding splicing factor 3B subunit 1 isoform X1, which yields MDSIPRTHEDIEAQIREIQSKKKEIQSVTTEKEQVGLGKTGFYDQDIYDGTNNKYDGYVTSIAANDEIEDEDYEPTAFSTKQRSGYTAPAALLNDVAQSEKEYDPFADRRRPTIADREDEYRQKRRRMIISPERVDPFAEGGKTPDIGSRTYTEIMREQLLKGEETELRKKIAEKAKDGTLKANGEPKPAPKKRGRWDQTEDAPAAKKPAGTVATPTSWDNADVTPAAVRWDETPGHGKGGETPGATPGVSTRMWDSTPGHATPGAVTPGRETPSHDKVITSRRNRWDETPKTERETPGHNSGWAETPRTDRVAGDLIQETPTPSASKRRSRWDETPSNQTPGSMTPQTPATPLTTPHQTMMTPSAVTPTGPKAMGLATPTPGHLMSMTPEQLQAYRWEREIDERNRPLSDDELDALFPPGYKVLQPPAGYIPIRTPARKLTATPTPIAGTPQGFFIQTEDKSAKFVDNQPKGNLPFMKPEDAQYFDKLLVDVDEESLSPEEQKERKIMKLLLKIKNGTPPMRKAALRQITDKAREFGAGPLFNQILPLLMSPTLEDQERHLLVKVIDRILYKLDDLVRPYVHKILVVIEPLLIDEDYYARVEGREIISNLAKAAGLATMISTMRPDIDNIDEYVRNTTARAFAVVASALGIPSLLPFLKAVCRSKKSWQARHTGIKIVQQIAILMGCAILPHLKSLVEIIEHGLVDEQQKVRTITALAIAALAEAATPYGIESFDSVLKPLWKGIRTHRGKGLAAFLKAIGYLIPLMDAEYANYYTREVMLILIREFQSPDEEMKKIVLKVVKQCCGTDGVEAQYIKDEILPHFFKHFWNHRMALDRRNYRQLVDTTVEIANKVGASEIINRVVDDLKDENEQYRKMVMETIEKIMGNLGAADVDSRLEEQLIDGILYAFQEQTTEDVVMLNGFGTIVNTLGKRVKAYLPQICGTILWRLNNKSAKVRQQAADLISRIAVVMKTCQEEKLMGHLGVVLYEYLGEEYPEVLGSILGALKAIVNVIGMTKMTPPIKDLLPRLTPILKNRHEKVQENCIDLVGRIADRGPEYVSAREWMRICFELLELLKAHKKAIRRATVNTFGYIAKAIGPHDVLATLLNNLKVQERQNRVCTTVAIAIVAETCSPFTVLPALMNEYRVPELNVQNGVLKSLSFLFEYIGEMGKDYIYAVSPLLEDALMDRDLVHRQTACAAIKHMALGVYGFGCEDALIHLLNHVWPNVFETSPHLVQAFMDAVDGLRVALGPIKILQYTLQGLFHPARKVRDVYWKIYNSLYIGGQDALVAGYPRILNDPKNQYIRYELDYVL from the exons ATGGACTCCATTCCACGAACACATGAAG aCATTGAAGCACAGATTCGGGAGATACAATCGAAGAAGAAAGAGATACAGAGTGTGACGACTGAGAAGGAGCAGGTGGGCCTTGGGAAGACTGGCTTTTATGATCAGGATATTTATGATGGCACTAACAACAAATATGATGGATATGTCACGTCTATTGCTGCCAACGATGAAATTGAG GACGAGGACTATGAACCCACAGCGTTCTCAACGAAACAGAGGTCTGGATATACAGCCCCTGCAGCACTTCTCAACGATGTTGCACAG AGTGAAAAAGAATACGATCCGTTTGCAGACAGACGTAGACCAACGATAGCAGACAGAGAAGACGAGTATCGTCAGAAACGTCGACGTATGATCATATCGCCCGAGCGAGTTGATCCATTTGCCGAAG GTGGAAAAACACCGGACATTGGGTCTAGGACTTACACCGAGATTATGCGAGAGCAGTTGCTCAAAGGAGAAGAAACCGAG ttgagaaaaaaaatcgcagaGAAAGCTAAAGATGGCACTCTCAAGGCAAATGGTGAGCCAAAACCCGCCCCTAAAAAACGAGGTAGATGGGATCAGACGGAGGATGCACCAGCTGCGAAGAAACCCGCCGGAACAGTTGCCACACCAACTTCTTGGGATAATGCAGAT gtaACCCCAGCAGCAGTTCGATGGGACGAGACTCCTGGTCACGGAAAGGGTGGTGAGACACCAGGAGCAACTCCAGGTGTTTCCACGCGCATGTGGGACTCGACTCCCGGTCACGCAACCCCCGGAGCAGTAACCCCAGGCCGTGAAACCCCTTCTCACGATAAAGTTATAACAAGCCGAAGAAATCGTTGGGATGAAACACCGAAAACCGAGCGTGAAACTCCGGGTCACAACAGCGGTTGGGCAGAGACACCACGAACTGATCGAGTAGCAGGTGATCTAATTCAAGAGACTCCAACCCCATCAGCATCAAAACGTCGTTCAAGAtgggatgaaacaccatcgaATCAAACCCCAGGATCAATGACACCTCAGACACCAGCAACACCTCTAACAACTCCCCATCAAACAATGATGACACCCAGTGCTGTCACCCCAACAGGACCGAAGGCCATGGGCTTAGCAACCCCAACCCCTGGTCACTTGATGTCAATGACACCTGAACAACTGCAGGCGTATCGTTGGGAGCGTGAAATCGATGAGAGAAATCGTCCCCTCTCTGACGACGAACTTGACGCCCTATTTCCACCTGGTTACAAGGTCCTCCAGCCACCAGCTGGCTACATACCAATAAGAACACCAGCTAGAAAACTCACAGCAACCCCCACCCCCATCGCTGGCACTCCTCAGGGTTTCTTCATCCAGACTGAGGATAAATCTGCTAAGTTTGTGGACAATCAACCGAAGGGAAATCTTCCTTTTATGAAACCCGAGGACGCTCAGTACTTCGACAAACTCCTGGTGGACGTTGACGAGGAGTCACTGAGCCCTGAGGAGCAGAAGGAACGGAAGATCATGAAACTTctcctaaaaataaaaaatggaaccCCACCGATGAGAAAAGCAGCCCTGAGACAAATAACTGATAAAGCCAGAGAATTCGGTGCAGGTCCTCTGTTCAATCAGATACTGCCTCTGCTGATGTCACCAACATTGGAGGACCAGGAGCGTCATCTTCTTGTCAAGGTGATAGACAGAATTCTCTACAAGTTGGACGATCTTGTGCGACCCTATGTACACAAAATTCTCGTTGTCATTGAACCCTTGCTGATCGACGAAGATTATTATGCTAGAGTTGAGGGCCGTGAAATCATCTCGAATCTTGCTAAAGCAGCGGGTCTCGCCACTATGATATCCACGATGCGACCGGACATTGATAATATCGATGAGTACGTTAGAAATACAACGGCCAGAGCTTTTGCTGTTGTTGCATCAGCCCTGGGAATTCCCTCATTACTTCCCTTCCTGAAAGCCGTCTGCAGGAGTAAAAAATCCTGGCAAGCGAGACATACGGGTATTAAAATTGTCCAGCAAATAGCTATTCTCATGGGCTGTGCTATTCTTCCACATCTGAAGAGTCTTGTGGAGATCATCGAACATGGATTGGTTGATGAACAGCAAAAAGTTAGGACAATAACAGCTTTGGCTATTGCTGCACTTGCTGAGGCAGCAACACCTTATGGTATTGAGAGCTTTGATTCTGTTCTCAAGCCACTGTGGAAGGGTATCAGGACCCATCGGGGCAAGGGTCTTGCTGCTTTTCTCAAGGCCATTGGATATCTCATACCCCTTATGGATGCAGAATACGCTAATTATTATACCAGAGAAGTCATGCTGATTCTCATCAGAGAATTTCAATCTCCCGATGAGGAGATGAAGAAAATTGTCCTGAAGGTGGTGAAACAGTGCTGTGGTACTGATGGTGTTGAAGCACAGTACATCAAGGATGAGATTCTTCCGCACTTTTTCAAGCACTTTTGGAATCATCGGATGGCTCTTGACAGAAGAAATTATCGACAGTTGGTGGATACAACTGTGGAGATTGCTAATAAGGTCGGGGCTTCGGAAATTATCAATCGAGTTGTGGATGATCTCAAGGATGAAAATGAACAGTACAGAAAAATGGTGATGGAGACGATTGAGAAGATAATGGGAAATTTAGGAGCTGCTGATGTTGATTCGAGACTCGAGGAACAGCTCATCGATGGAATTCTTTACGCTTTTCAGGAACAGACAACTGAGGATGTGGTCATGTTGAATGGATTTGGAACTATTGTTAATACACTTGGAAAGAGGGTGAAGGCATATCTTCCACAAATCTGCGGTACAATCCTTTGgagattgaataataaatcggCAAAGGTCAGACAACAGGCGGCTGACTTGATATCCAGAATTGCTGTTGTCATGAAGACCTGTCAGGAGGAGAAACTCATGGGGCATTTGGGTGTTGTATTGTACGAATACCTTGGGGAAGAGTATCCAGAGGTACTTGGTAGCATCTTAGGAGCGTTAAAGGCCATTGTCAACGTCATTGGAATGACCAAGATGACACCACCAATCAAGGATCTACTCCCCAGGCTCACGCCAATTCTTAAAAATCGTCATGAGAAAGTTCAGGAGAATTGTATCGACCTCGTGGGAAGAATTGCCGATAGGGGACCTGAGTACGTCTCTGCAAGGGAGTGGATGAGGATCTGCTTTGAATTGTTGGAGCTTTTGAAGGCTCATAAAAAGGCCATCAGGAGAGCTACGGTCAACACTTTTGGATACATCGCCAAAGCCATCGGTCCTCATGATGTTCTTGCTACACTTCTGAATAATCTTAAGGTTCAGGAGAGACAGAACAGGGTCTGTACGACTGTTGCCATTGCCATTGTTGCTGAGACCTGCAGCCCTTTTACCGTTCTCCCAGCTCTGATGAATGAATACAGAGTTCCTGAACTCAATGTTCAGAATGGTGTGCTCAAGTCACTGAGCTTTTTGTTTGAATATATTGGAGAGATGGGGAAGGATTATATTTATGCTGTTAGTCCACTCCTGGAGGACGCTCTTATGGACAGGGATTTGGTACATCGTCAGACAGCTTGTGCTGCCATTAAACATATGGCACTTGGGGTGTATGGATTTGGATGTGAGGACGCTCTTATTCATCTTCTGAATCATGTGTGGCCGAATGTCTTTGAGACATCACCACATCTCGTTCAGGCCTTTATGGACGCTGTTGATGGGCTCAGGGTCGCTCTGGGACCGATTAAAATACTTCAGTACACGCTGCAGGGACTGTTTCATCCCGCTAGGAAAGTTCGCGATGTTTACtggaaaatatataattcaCTTTATATCGGTGGACAGGATGCACTCGTCGCTGGGTACCCCAGGATTCTCAATGATCCCAAGAACCAGTATATTCGGTATGAACTCGATTATGTGCTGTAA
- the LOC135166006 gene encoding splicing factor 3B subunit 1 isoform X2, which translates to MREQLLKGEETELRKKIAEKAKDGTLKANGEPKPAPKKRGRWDQTEDAPAAKKPAGTVATPTSWDNADVTPAAVRWDETPGHGKGGETPGATPGVSTRMWDSTPGHATPGAVTPGRETPSHDKVITSRRNRWDETPKTERETPGHNSGWAETPRTDRVAGDLIQETPTPSASKRRSRWDETPSNQTPGSMTPQTPATPLTTPHQTMMTPSAVTPTGPKAMGLATPTPGHLMSMTPEQLQAYRWEREIDERNRPLSDDELDALFPPGYKVLQPPAGYIPIRTPARKLTATPTPIAGTPQGFFIQTEDKSAKFVDNQPKGNLPFMKPEDAQYFDKLLVDVDEESLSPEEQKERKIMKLLLKIKNGTPPMRKAALRQITDKAREFGAGPLFNQILPLLMSPTLEDQERHLLVKVIDRILYKLDDLVRPYVHKILVVIEPLLIDEDYYARVEGREIISNLAKAAGLATMISTMRPDIDNIDEYVRNTTARAFAVVASALGIPSLLPFLKAVCRSKKSWQARHTGIKIVQQIAILMGCAILPHLKSLVEIIEHGLVDEQQKVRTITALAIAALAEAATPYGIESFDSVLKPLWKGIRTHRGKGLAAFLKAIGYLIPLMDAEYANYYTREVMLILIREFQSPDEEMKKIVLKVVKQCCGTDGVEAQYIKDEILPHFFKHFWNHRMALDRRNYRQLVDTTVEIANKVGASEIINRVVDDLKDENEQYRKMVMETIEKIMGNLGAADVDSRLEEQLIDGILYAFQEQTTEDVVMLNGFGTIVNTLGKRVKAYLPQICGTILWRLNNKSAKVRQQAADLISRIAVVMKTCQEEKLMGHLGVVLYEYLGEEYPEVLGSILGALKAIVNVIGMTKMTPPIKDLLPRLTPILKNRHEKVQENCIDLVGRIADRGPEYVSAREWMRICFELLELLKAHKKAIRRATVNTFGYIAKAIGPHDVLATLLNNLKVQERQNRVCTTVAIAIVAETCSPFTVLPALMNEYRVPELNVQNGVLKSLSFLFEYIGEMGKDYIYAVSPLLEDALMDRDLVHRQTACAAIKHMALGVYGFGCEDALIHLLNHVWPNVFETSPHLVQAFMDAVDGLRVALGPIKILQYTLQGLFHPARKVRDVYWKIYNSLYIGGQDALVAGYPRILNDPKNQYIRYELDYVL; encoded by the exons ATGCGAGAGCAGTTGCTCAAAGGAGAAGAAACCGAG ttgagaaaaaaaatcgcagaGAAAGCTAAAGATGGCACTCTCAAGGCAAATGGTGAGCCAAAACCCGCCCCTAAAAAACGAGGTAGATGGGATCAGACGGAGGATGCACCAGCTGCGAAGAAACCCGCCGGAACAGTTGCCACACCAACTTCTTGGGATAATGCAGAT gtaACCCCAGCAGCAGTTCGATGGGACGAGACTCCTGGTCACGGAAAGGGTGGTGAGACACCAGGAGCAACTCCAGGTGTTTCCACGCGCATGTGGGACTCGACTCCCGGTCACGCAACCCCCGGAGCAGTAACCCCAGGCCGTGAAACCCCTTCTCACGATAAAGTTATAACAAGCCGAAGAAATCGTTGGGATGAAACACCGAAAACCGAGCGTGAAACTCCGGGTCACAACAGCGGTTGGGCAGAGACACCACGAACTGATCGAGTAGCAGGTGATCTAATTCAAGAGACTCCAACCCCATCAGCATCAAAACGTCGTTCAAGAtgggatgaaacaccatcgaATCAAACCCCAGGATCAATGACACCTCAGACACCAGCAACACCTCTAACAACTCCCCATCAAACAATGATGACACCCAGTGCTGTCACCCCAACAGGACCGAAGGCCATGGGCTTAGCAACCCCAACCCCTGGTCACTTGATGTCAATGACACCTGAACAACTGCAGGCGTATCGTTGGGAGCGTGAAATCGATGAGAGAAATCGTCCCCTCTCTGACGACGAACTTGACGCCCTATTTCCACCTGGTTACAAGGTCCTCCAGCCACCAGCTGGCTACATACCAATAAGAACACCAGCTAGAAAACTCACAGCAACCCCCACCCCCATCGCTGGCACTCCTCAGGGTTTCTTCATCCAGACTGAGGATAAATCTGCTAAGTTTGTGGACAATCAACCGAAGGGAAATCTTCCTTTTATGAAACCCGAGGACGCTCAGTACTTCGACAAACTCCTGGTGGACGTTGACGAGGAGTCACTGAGCCCTGAGGAGCAGAAGGAACGGAAGATCATGAAACTTctcctaaaaataaaaaatggaaccCCACCGATGAGAAAAGCAGCCCTGAGACAAATAACTGATAAAGCCAGAGAATTCGGTGCAGGTCCTCTGTTCAATCAGATACTGCCTCTGCTGATGTCACCAACATTGGAGGACCAGGAGCGTCATCTTCTTGTCAAGGTGATAGACAGAATTCTCTACAAGTTGGACGATCTTGTGCGACCCTATGTACACAAAATTCTCGTTGTCATTGAACCCTTGCTGATCGACGAAGATTATTATGCTAGAGTTGAGGGCCGTGAAATCATCTCGAATCTTGCTAAAGCAGCGGGTCTCGCCACTATGATATCCACGATGCGACCGGACATTGATAATATCGATGAGTACGTTAGAAATACAACGGCCAGAGCTTTTGCTGTTGTTGCATCAGCCCTGGGAATTCCCTCATTACTTCCCTTCCTGAAAGCCGTCTGCAGGAGTAAAAAATCCTGGCAAGCGAGACATACGGGTATTAAAATTGTCCAGCAAATAGCTATTCTCATGGGCTGTGCTATTCTTCCACATCTGAAGAGTCTTGTGGAGATCATCGAACATGGATTGGTTGATGAACAGCAAAAAGTTAGGACAATAACAGCTTTGGCTATTGCTGCACTTGCTGAGGCAGCAACACCTTATGGTATTGAGAGCTTTGATTCTGTTCTCAAGCCACTGTGGAAGGGTATCAGGACCCATCGGGGCAAGGGTCTTGCTGCTTTTCTCAAGGCCATTGGATATCTCATACCCCTTATGGATGCAGAATACGCTAATTATTATACCAGAGAAGTCATGCTGATTCTCATCAGAGAATTTCAATCTCCCGATGAGGAGATGAAGAAAATTGTCCTGAAGGTGGTGAAACAGTGCTGTGGTACTGATGGTGTTGAAGCACAGTACATCAAGGATGAGATTCTTCCGCACTTTTTCAAGCACTTTTGGAATCATCGGATGGCTCTTGACAGAAGAAATTATCGACAGTTGGTGGATACAACTGTGGAGATTGCTAATAAGGTCGGGGCTTCGGAAATTATCAATCGAGTTGTGGATGATCTCAAGGATGAAAATGAACAGTACAGAAAAATGGTGATGGAGACGATTGAGAAGATAATGGGAAATTTAGGAGCTGCTGATGTTGATTCGAGACTCGAGGAACAGCTCATCGATGGAATTCTTTACGCTTTTCAGGAACAGACAACTGAGGATGTGGTCATGTTGAATGGATTTGGAACTATTGTTAATACACTTGGAAAGAGGGTGAAGGCATATCTTCCACAAATCTGCGGTACAATCCTTTGgagattgaataataaatcggCAAAGGTCAGACAACAGGCGGCTGACTTGATATCCAGAATTGCTGTTGTCATGAAGACCTGTCAGGAGGAGAAACTCATGGGGCATTTGGGTGTTGTATTGTACGAATACCTTGGGGAAGAGTATCCAGAGGTACTTGGTAGCATCTTAGGAGCGTTAAAGGCCATTGTCAACGTCATTGGAATGACCAAGATGACACCACCAATCAAGGATCTACTCCCCAGGCTCACGCCAATTCTTAAAAATCGTCATGAGAAAGTTCAGGAGAATTGTATCGACCTCGTGGGAAGAATTGCCGATAGGGGACCTGAGTACGTCTCTGCAAGGGAGTGGATGAGGATCTGCTTTGAATTGTTGGAGCTTTTGAAGGCTCATAAAAAGGCCATCAGGAGAGCTACGGTCAACACTTTTGGATACATCGCCAAAGCCATCGGTCCTCATGATGTTCTTGCTACACTTCTGAATAATCTTAAGGTTCAGGAGAGACAGAACAGGGTCTGTACGACTGTTGCCATTGCCATTGTTGCTGAGACCTGCAGCCCTTTTACCGTTCTCCCAGCTCTGATGAATGAATACAGAGTTCCTGAACTCAATGTTCAGAATGGTGTGCTCAAGTCACTGAGCTTTTTGTTTGAATATATTGGAGAGATGGGGAAGGATTATATTTATGCTGTTAGTCCACTCCTGGAGGACGCTCTTATGGACAGGGATTTGGTACATCGTCAGACAGCTTGTGCTGCCATTAAACATATGGCACTTGGGGTGTATGGATTTGGATGTGAGGACGCTCTTATTCATCTTCTGAATCATGTGTGGCCGAATGTCTTTGAGACATCACCACATCTCGTTCAGGCCTTTATGGACGCTGTTGATGGGCTCAGGGTCGCTCTGGGACCGATTAAAATACTTCAGTACACGCTGCAGGGACTGTTTCATCCCGCTAGGAAAGTTCGCGATGTTTACtggaaaatatataattcaCTTTATATCGGTGGACAGGATGCACTCGTCGCTGGGTACCCCAGGATTCTCAATGATCCCAAGAACCAGTATATTCGGTATGAACTCGATTATGTGCTGTAA
- the LOC135166013 gene encoding lissencephaly-1 homolog — protein sequence MKMVLSQRQREELNKAIADYLSTNGYQDALEAFKKEADMPGEVERKYGGLLEKKWTSVIRLQKKVMELESKLSEAEKEFIEGAPTRGKRSSSEWIPRPPEKHCLTGHRAPINRVIFHPVFSLIVSASEDATIKVWDFESGEFERTLKGHTDSVQDVAFDTTGKLLVSCSADMSIKLWDFHQSFACVKTMHGHDHNVNSVSFVPGGDLVVSASRDKTIKIWEVATGYCVKTLTGHREWVRMARVSPCGELIASCSNDQTVRVWHMVSKETKVELRDHEHVVECIAWAPDSARATINAAAGADNKGAHEGPFLASGSRDKTIRVWDVGAGVCLFTLHGHDNWVRGIVFHPGGKFIVSVSDDKTLRVWDTRNKRAMKTLEAHVHFCTSVDFHKSHPYVVTGSVDQTVKIWECR from the exons ATGAAAATGGTGTTGTCACAACGGCAGCGGGAGGAGTT AAATAAGGCGATTGCGGATTACCTCAGTACTAATGGATACCAGGATGCCCTGGAAGCATTTAAGAAGGAAGCGGACATGCCTGGTGAGGTCGAGCGTAAGTACGGCGGTCTTCTCGAGAAGAAATGGACATCTGTCATTCGACTCCAGAAGAAAGTTATGGAATTGGAGTCAAAGTTGTCAGAGGCGGAGAAAGAATTTATCGAGGGTGCGCCAACGAGGGGCAAACGCTCGTCATCAGAGTGGATACCAAGGCCACCAGAGAAACACTGTCTCACTGGTCACAGGGCTCCAATAAACAGAGTCATCTTTCATCCAGTGTTCAGTCTAATTGTTTCTGCTAGTGAAGATGCAACAATTAAG gtCTGGGATTTCGAGTCTGGCGAATTCGAAAGGACTCTTAAGGGCCACACAGACAGTGTCCAGGACGTGGCATTCGACACAACAGGCAAACTCCTCGTCTCATGCAGCGCTGACATGTCGATAAAACTATGGGACTTTCATCAATCCTTCGCATGTGTCAAAACAATGCATGGACACGATCACAATGTCAACTCTGTGTCATTCGTACCAGGAGGTGACTTAGTGGTCAGTGCATCCAGAGACAAAACCATCAAGATTTGGGAAGTTGCGACTGGTTATTGCGTAAAAACATTGACAGGACACAGAGAGTGGGTAAGGATGGCTAGGGTCAGCCCATGTGGAGAACTAATTGCCAGTTGCTCTAATGATCAGACTGTTCGTGTGTGGCATATGGTGTCGAAGGAAACCAAA GTTGAATTGAGAGACCACGAACATGTAGTTGAATGCATTGCTTGGGCACCAGACAGTGCAAGAGCTACAATAAATGCAGCTGCTGGAGCTGACAATAAGGGAGCACACGAGGGCCCCTTTTTGGCGTCAGGTTCACGTGATAAAACAATTCGCGTTTGGGATGTTGGAGCTGGTGTGTGTTTATTCACACTTCATGGCCATGACAACTGGGTGCGGGGTATTGTCTTCCATCCCGGTGGTAAATTTATCGTCAGTGTGTCCGATGATAAAACATTACGAGTATGGGACACTCGCAATAAGAGAGCTATGAAGACACTCGAGGCGCATGTACATTTTTGCACCTCAGTTG atTTTCACAAGAGTCACCCCTACGTTGTAACAGGTAGCGTCGACCAGACAGTGAAGATTTGGGAATGTCGCTAG
- the LOC135166016 gene encoding actin-related protein 6 isoform X1, whose amino-acid sequence MAFILDNGAYTAKAGFSNASPLIIPNCIMKAKSERRRPFIGNQIEDCRDASGLFYMLPYHKGYLVNWDIQKTVWDYIFSKDCLSASLNHCPTIITEPLFNFAPIQEAMVEIFFEEYECPSMLLVNATSLSYHHYKSLHPESKACLVVDSGYSFTHIVPYVNGVKVKDGIRRIDVGGKLLTNHLKEIISYRQLHVMDETYVINQVKEDSCFVSQDYFKDMERAKNKVENNMIAKDYVLPDYTSLRRGFLKELEPQSEHQTLRLNNERFAIPEILFNPSDVGIRQMGIPEAIVDSVKACGEETWPHLLANIMLTGGNCKFNGFQDRVYKDLRSLSPDEFKINVFLADNPETYSWEGGKLFASDPSLKTFLATREEYEEEGPALCCEKFSGCI is encoded by the exons ATGGCGTTTATATTGGATAATGGGGCATATACCGCCAAAGCTGGTTTCTCTAATGCTTCACCCCT GATCATACCCAACTGCATAATGAAAGCGAAAAGCGAGCGTCGTCGACCATTCATCGGTAACCAAATAGAGGACTGTCGTGATGCATCAGGGCTGTTTTACATGCTGCCCTATCACAAAGGCTACCTCGTCAACTGGGACATCCAGAAGACCGTCTGGGACTACATATTCTCGAAGGACTGTCTCTCAGCTTCCCTCAATCACTGTCCAACGATCATAACAGAACCTCTCTTTAACTTCGCCCCAATTCAGGAGGCTAtggttgagatattttttgagGAATACGAATGTCCAAGTATGCTCCTGGTGAACGCAACTAGCCTGTCCTATCATCACTACAAGAGCCTACATCCTGAGAGCAAAGCCTGCTTAGTCGTGGACTCTGGCTACAGTTTTACCCACATCGTTCCGTACGTCAATGGTGTCAAAGTGAAGGATGGCATAAGGAGGATCGATGTTGGGGGTAAATTGCTCACCAATCATctcaaagaaattatttcttatCGTCAGCTACACGTCATGGACGAGACCTATGTAATTAATCAGGTGAAGGAGGACTCGTGCTTTGTTTCTCAGGATTATTTCAAGGACATGGAGAGGGCGAAAAACAAAGTAGAGAACAATATGATTGCTAAGGACTACGTTCTACCTGATTATACATCATTGAGAAGGGGTTTCCTCAAAGAACTGGAGCCACAGAGTGAACATCAAACATTGAGATTGAATAATGAACGATTTGCCATCCCCGAGATCCTTTTCAACCCCTCGGACGTTGGAATCAGGCAGATGGGAATTCCTGAAGCTATTGTGGATTCTGTCAAGGCGTGTGGAGAGGAGACATGGCCACATCTCCTAGCTAATATCATGCTCACAGGGGGTAACTGCAAGTTCAACGGCTTTCAGGACAGGGTTTATAAGGATTTGAGAAGTTTGTCACCTGATGAGTTCAAAATTAATGTCTTCCTGGCTGACAATCCTGAGACTTATTCGTGGGAGGGCGGTAAATTATTTGCGAGTGATCCGTCGTTGAAAACATTCTTAGCGACGAGGGAGGAGTATGAAGAGGAAGGACCTGCTTtgtgctgtgaaaaattcagtggatGTATTTAA
- the LOC135166016 gene encoding actin-related protein 6 isoform X2, with protein sequence MKAKSERRRPFIGNQIEDCRDASGLFYMLPYHKGYLVNWDIQKTVWDYIFSKDCLSASLNHCPTIITEPLFNFAPIQEAMVEIFFEEYECPSMLLVNATSLSYHHYKSLHPESKACLVVDSGYSFTHIVPYVNGVKVKDGIRRIDVGGKLLTNHLKEIISYRQLHVMDETYVINQVKEDSCFVSQDYFKDMERAKNKVENNMIAKDYVLPDYTSLRRGFLKELEPQSEHQTLRLNNERFAIPEILFNPSDVGIRQMGIPEAIVDSVKACGEETWPHLLANIMLTGGNCKFNGFQDRVYKDLRSLSPDEFKINVFLADNPETYSWEGGKLFASDPSLKTFLATREEYEEEGPALCCEKFSGCI encoded by the coding sequence ATGAAAGCGAAAAGCGAGCGTCGTCGACCATTCATCGGTAACCAAATAGAGGACTGTCGTGATGCATCAGGGCTGTTTTACATGCTGCCCTATCACAAAGGCTACCTCGTCAACTGGGACATCCAGAAGACCGTCTGGGACTACATATTCTCGAAGGACTGTCTCTCAGCTTCCCTCAATCACTGTCCAACGATCATAACAGAACCTCTCTTTAACTTCGCCCCAATTCAGGAGGCTAtggttgagatattttttgagGAATACGAATGTCCAAGTATGCTCCTGGTGAACGCAACTAGCCTGTCCTATCATCACTACAAGAGCCTACATCCTGAGAGCAAAGCCTGCTTAGTCGTGGACTCTGGCTACAGTTTTACCCACATCGTTCCGTACGTCAATGGTGTCAAAGTGAAGGATGGCATAAGGAGGATCGATGTTGGGGGTAAATTGCTCACCAATCATctcaaagaaattatttcttatCGTCAGCTACACGTCATGGACGAGACCTATGTAATTAATCAGGTGAAGGAGGACTCGTGCTTTGTTTCTCAGGATTATTTCAAGGACATGGAGAGGGCGAAAAACAAAGTAGAGAACAATATGATTGCTAAGGACTACGTTCTACCTGATTATACATCATTGAGAAGGGGTTTCCTCAAAGAACTGGAGCCACAGAGTGAACATCAAACATTGAGATTGAATAATGAACGATTTGCCATCCCCGAGATCCTTTTCAACCCCTCGGACGTTGGAATCAGGCAGATGGGAATTCCTGAAGCTATTGTGGATTCTGTCAAGGCGTGTGGAGAGGAGACATGGCCACATCTCCTAGCTAATATCATGCTCACAGGGGGTAACTGCAAGTTCAACGGCTTTCAGGACAGGGTTTATAAGGATTTGAGAAGTTTGTCACCTGATGAGTTCAAAATTAATGTCTTCCTGGCTGACAATCCTGAGACTTATTCGTGGGAGGGCGGTAAATTATTTGCGAGTGATCCGTCGTTGAAAACATTCTTAGCGACGAGGGAGGAGTATGAAGAGGAAGGACCTGCTTtgtgctgtgaaaaattcagtggatGTATTTAA